The following are encoded in a window of Colletotrichum lupini chromosome 3, complete sequence genomic DNA:
- a CDS encoding enoyl-CoA hydratase/isomerase: MPPRLAPLRIAIRIPRTTNASSRSPAAVAGAFYSTSTAADSNQPLITVTQLPAPGSGHIRILELNRPKARNALSKALLSQLRAEVDAVHAQYDPETGAEVPPQPIFGGAAGKDVKGPTRALILASAVETSFCAGADLKERRGFTQEETDEFLHNLRSTFTSLQNLPIPTISAISSIALGGGLELALSTHFRVLSSNALVGLPETRLGIIPGAGGTHRLPALIGLSRARDLILTGRRVSAPEAYFLGIADRLVDITHEEAEKAGEGDKDKGVLLAARKAVLSESVRLAGEICEGGPIAIRAGLQAVAWAREEVENKMYERVVATDDRNEALKAFQEKRKPVFKGQ; this comes from the exons ATGCCTCCCCGTCTCGCTCCCCTCCGGATCGCAATCCGCATCCCGCGCACCACAAACGCATCCTCAAGATCCCCGGCGGCAGTAGCCGGAGCTTTCTACTCGACCTCGACGGCCGCAGACTCTAACCAGCCGCTCATCACCGTCACACAGCTCCCGGCACCCGGGTCCGGCCATATTCGCATTCTCGAGCTCAACAGACCCAAGGCGCGCAATGCCCTCTCCAAAGCTCTTCTCTCCCAGCTGCGCGCCGAGGTCGACGCCGTCCACGCCCAGTATGACCCGGAGACCGGCGCCGAGGTACCGCCGCAGCCAATCTTTGGCGGCGCCGCCGGCAAAGACGTCAAGGGCCCTACGCGCGCCCTCATCCTCGCCAGCGCCGTTGAGACGAGCTTCTGCGCCGGCGCGGACTTGAAGGAGAGGCGGGGCTTCACCCAGGAAGA GACCGACGAGTTCCTCCACAACCTCCGCTCCACCTTCACCTCCCTCCAAAACCTCCCAATCCCAACAATCTCGGCAATCTCCTCCATCGCCCTCGGTGGCGGCCTCGAGCTTGCCCTCTCAACGCACTTCCGCGTCCTCTCCTCCAACGCCCTCGTCGGCCTCCCCGAGACGCGCCTGGGCATCATCCCCGGCGCCGGCGGCACCCACCGCCTGCCCGCGCTCATCGGCCTCTCCCGCGCGCGCGATCTCATCCTCACGGGCCGCCGCGTCTCCGCGCCCGAGGCCTACTTCTTGGGCATCGCGGACCGGCTGGTGGACATCACGCACGAGGAGGCGGAGAAGGCGGGCGAGGGCGACAAGGACAAGGGCGTGTTGCTAGCGGCGCGCAAGGCGGTTTTGAGCGAGAGCGTGAGGCTGGCGGGGGAGATTTGCGAGGGCGGGCCGATTGCCATCCGCGCTGGACTTCAGGCTGTGGCGTGGGCGAGGGAGGAGGTTGAGAATAAGATGTATGAGCGGGTCGTTGCTACGGATGATCGGAATGAGGCGCTCAAGGCGTTCCAGGAGAAGAGGAAGCCTGTTTTCAAGGGCCAGTAA
- a CDS encoding NAD dependent epimerase/dehydratase, which yields MSSTKGLALVTGANGFIGARTVEAYLLAGYSVRAAVRTQRSADELTAALPSQAASGQLTTAIVPDITVPGAFDEALKGVTSIAHLATPVSFTNTNVEEVLGTAVQGTLGILESAVNVTGLKSFVYMSSIVAIRGSSPKFQGRVVSEADWNDEADEVLEKAGSEATGHQIYGASKVKGERAFWDFKEKNKDKINFSMTAVNPVWVAGPPLILPEDPKRLSDTAIIAYRVMSGEEVPPVGPGNGTHVDARDVGRLIVFAADRPDVADGQRFIAGGNGNFANIQAYCDLLRKAYPERRDIIQEGEPGKGYLEDYGEPPESRRVDASKASKATGQGWITFDKMILDAAKAYERYF from the coding sequence ATGTCGTCAACAAAAGGTCTCGCCCTAGTCACTGGCGCAAACGGCTTCATCGGGGCCCGGACAGTTGAAGCCTACCTCCTGGCCGGTTACTCCGTCCGCGCCGCCGTCAGGACCCAGCGCTCCGCAGATGAGCTCACCGCCGCCCTTCCATCACAAGCCGCATCGGGCCAGCTGACCACGGCCATCGTCCCAGACATCACTGTCCCGGGCGCCTTTGACGAAGCACTCAAAGGCGTCACCTCCATAGCCCACCTCGCGACACCCGTCAGCTTCACCAACACGAATGTCGAGGAGGTCCTGGGGACTGCCGTGCAGGGCACGCTCGGCATCCTTGAATCAGCGGTAAACGTGACCGGCTTGAAGTCATTCGTGTACATGTCGTCCATCGTGGCGATCCGCGGCTCGAGTCCCAAGTTCCAGGGGCGGGTTGTCTCGGAAGCGGACTGGAACGACGAGGCGGATGAGGTTCTCGAGAAGGCGGGCTCCGAGGCGACGGGTCACCAAATCTACGGCGCTAGTAAGGTGAAGGGAGAGCGCGCTTTCTGGGACTTCAAGGAGAAGAATAAGGACAAGATCAACTTCAGCATGACGGCCGTCAACCCCGTGTGGGTTGCCGGCCCTCCGCTTATCCTCCCGGAGGACCCGAAGAGGCTGAGTGATACTGCCATTATTGCGTATCGCGTCATGAGCGGCGAAGAGGTGCCGCCTGTGGGACCTGGCAACGGGACGCACGTTGATGCCCGGGATGTCGGGCGTCTTATTGTGTTCGCTGCCGATAGACCGGACGTGGCTGATGGGCAGCGCTTCATCGCTGGTGGGAACGGTAACTTTGCCAACATTCAGGCGTATTGCGACCTGTTGAGGAAGGCATACCCTGAGAGGAGGGATATCATCCAGGAGGGAGAGCCGGGGAAGGGGTATCTGGAAGACTACGGCGAGCCACCTGAGTCACGAAGGGTCGATGCGTCGAAAGCTTCAAAGGCGACTGGACAGGGTTGGATCACTTTTGATAAGATGATTCTGGATGCGGCCAAGGCTTATGAGAGGTATTTCTAA
- a CDS encoding transmembrane alpha-helix domain-containing protein, whose translation MKYSVAVLAAVAFGFSSAQTATTTSGYQKPSEAARPGAITNHGCYNASSTTWQKYPVENISTGSCTLECQTKQKKNVAAINGEDCYCGDSYPPKVDVVDDKKCNFPCPFYPEEACGGVEDMMYYSVFNTGLKLVVPDEDVATTTTAAATTTATTTTAANGVVSTVIETPAATTSAAATETPKKSTNVAGIAAGVVVGVVAIAAIVGAAFFFVRRKRNAEIEEEHRRNAAVNAFIGGSKPPSSSGVSMSDSRMDPTLAHRRMSDGSIADNQDYSRKILRVTNA comes from the exons ATGAAGTACTCAGTAGCTGTTCTGGCCGCCGTGGCCTTTGGCTTCAGCTCAGCCCAGACTGCCACCACTACGTCAGGATATCAGAAGCCCAGTGAGGCCGCGAGGCCAGGCGCCATCACCAACCACGGATGCTACAACGCGTCATCAACGACATGGCAGAAGTACCCCGTAGAGAACATCAGTACCGGATCATGCACGTTGGAATGCCAAACTAAGCAGAAGAAGAATGTCGCCGCTATCAACGGCGAGGACTGCTACTGCGGTGACTCGTACCCGCCAAAGGTCGACGTCGTCGACGACAAGAAGTGCAACTTCCCTTGCCCATTCTACCCGGAAGAGGCTT GCGGTGGTGTCGAAGACATGATGTACTACTCCGTCTTCAACACGGGTCTCAAGCTCGTCGTTCCCGATGAAGACGTTGCAACCACCACAACGGCCGCAGCCACCACAACGGCCACGACAACAACCGCCGCCAACGGCGTCGTCTCAACCGTAATCGAGACCCCCGCCGCGACAACATCGGCCGCGGCAACCGAGACGCCCAAGAAGAGCACCAACGTCGCCGGCATCGCCGCGggcgtcgtcgtcggcgtcgtggccatcgccgccatcgtcggcgccgccttcttcttcgtccGCAGGAAGCGCAACGCCGAGATCGAGGAGGAGCACCGCCGCAACGCCGCCGTCAACGCCTTCATCGGCGGCTCCAAGCCGcccagcagcagcggcgTCTCCATGTCCGACTCCCGCATGGATCCTACCCTGGCGCACCGACGCATGAGCGATGGCAGCATTGCCGACAACCAAGATTACTCGCGGAAGATTCTCCGA GTTACCAACGCATGA
- a CDS encoding MYND finger codes for MFTPTVANSTSYFYALGNTPAINLAKNLPNGVDASLLLLGCGDVRNIIYTAYNEIGLPGRNLDITVNDIDEAILARNIFLFSLLIDNDNVSGNTPWNLYYNLHIDSSDLHILSSQVKKLLKASESLKSWKSSSYGKVLPFCDQATLDDVRAVWISYENAAASDNVIANSEALTANLKHSIEMKRIAFGNDVAFTGLRSAAPAALQNAQEVTEASQQFWESADATPNGAVSNPNPLFYASLSKHHLLHYGTDPVLGFHLAAAFIPLTEQSPLKPDQQDERTRVFSAAKTQFREWAAACGTLLRGKKLVIRSIASEALAFCHTLQHLIVTKETSAGWYRRQFDARVLSLDQDVYGAKSTAPIAFDTVDTSNLADHFGTLNILMSALPLLTPHPWSAVFTETLLKRESTAKEAFHTLLYGHGPTISLLVGASAVEYWTNSTAVSSVDEILIGLSTKSIQAKGDEVAQVHSRITWKQSKLFSGVNASGPLAIESEALASIFFNLYLKVFAHENPMKLLSISKSSVTQLIRNTAYSHFHRGTLVSLLHYLKLRLSVDNFEKTCGFLLQKISAERSLMFTGNLRQDLSVQMHTQGVDSEDWLRAEIKPNRNLGGFDSWTSVPEVVAVTLVVPREKIARVFDGSDQAKISSPTIRGSLVSGEDANHKWHNFYDEVQLVFGTVKSSGNRDTSDFSVTVDADPAGWLGQSPLIATFYVSAAALQVERKTSYVRLEVLSSAQSIAVFSKTLGSELRIFQAKLADEDSVFITKYMPGQTRYPAASEAAGLVAETAFEKSTDSESTFTANASRRQDRIETITGHLDILSTKGKKFLSDKLPITLDQVSPFTVNVVFGNKELVYPLTFPALIDASKAKTRIARTSAYVEVIAPFAEPSSDPETNTVLTDFVYPTQLARGLSNTPADLNTPHLNLDRLPIIDVAKRDELSFLNTLLSFEFSVRERALRERINASRLDLAPSPRVNFKESIFTMTMLSTGQQGGQTGLFCLNHPDRGGIHMLFFVSALRLDAASASVVLDAAVLPFTLPVIKKVEPFLLLLRELEMASVTVNDEELILWKKVLPALAERTRTWNHNSSCEYRKAGATIPLSLEPSEPALCSCGRGQFPANFIGLPEWDTASKYATRIAISPTFAVPFVEEIVDTSKYKDYRANGMAPPKERCTNCGKEPTNGAALKKCMRCLSAKYCSADCQKKDWRKHRGECKESEAHHVIIRRPHVLTGVNLNRNFHKRDDRMMILQQGFHDNVTLRPRLESTLALESFAESSEVDYATLSHTWESGEVSFQEMSSAAVASTTKSKAGFDKEKGLGYAWIDTCCIDKSSSAELSEAINSMFRWYQEAKVCLVFLSDLRPEVGSTGPGIHKISDLSRCKWFTRGRTLQELIAPAAVEFYDAGWKLRFSKDVWSGRLSTITNIDIDILTFEKELSAVPVAVKMSWAAHRRTTRVEDRAYSLLGLFDIHIPMIYGEGRKAFQRLQEEIAKETDDLSLFAWVAVDENQRYRGIFAQELAEFTFCGNYMRCNRLTSDRNEFSITNKGVRFTYVLGVNTDASATWLLPFLMQGNCQKCHYQHSIYIGLVFTAEGWVRATPGRCRYESDGPSFPSFIDVCVRKTVTASESRRLEQRPGHFFKPDWAPGDCLSRCGKLLAAEPSFLWNPAYRGFVGEAQAEDFMGIIKLSLSALPSNIIICLVLFKVKDRPPEVQLFLVPDWPWELKEGIVYPEGTSSSETEMRLYKRSLLPYSPSNLSSARATCCHGQFSFDVTVTAEVDEKMRLILSCKYLKEPQRDKQRRFMPPYSHHDVIPSVRILHRETRHLEKDPYSVPENHTARRYMHQAAQDHLQSLQSPATIDFNDPQKRNPRDVHNFADLHSLHGQPCCHYQRARNSRYFEKVRLQPDIQPPKKADYAHSSLLKQRQAIPKTNQHDLSKGGGRHFQLRHWKWRQAKNWKRMNGHHHRQGHPLQASTHRPFVSDPPSPLKTHRTLSEDTMNARITKDQRWLTSHSTKKLLFKTTQTDRLHTPRKNRTEKKIPKNDLVQAQANVQSQSLSLFPPLPPVFNAHVLEAFRSSILPPIGQPANKARKLAVGYTTLLQMSGDLVGHYSLQAGSHTNGACSELGGGARKDAQCTRRGSRILSSCKFTAPKLAKSLSCSHADTPREGQSWFIQDDIEDLCPCNNPSQGVGPFAFII; via the exons ATGTTCACCCCAACTGTTGCCAACTCGACCTCCTACTTCTATGCGCTAGGCAATACACCGGCCATCAACTTAGCCAAAAACCTGCCTAATGGAGTCGATGCcagtttactactacttggGTGCGGCGATGTGAGGAACATCATTTACACAGCCTACAATGAGATTGGGCTAC CTGGTCGCAATCTGGATATCACAGTCAATGACATCGATGAAGCTATTCTGG CACGCAACATCTTTCTCTTCTCTCTGCTCATCGACAATGACAATGTCTCCGGAAATACCCCCTGGAACTTGTACTACAACCTTCACATTGACAGCTCAGACCTACACATCTTATCATCTCAAGTCAAGAAGCTTCTCAAAGCATCAGAGTCTCTGAAGTCGTGGAAATCAAGCTCATACGGCAAAGTCTTGCCCTTCTGTGATCAGGCCACCCTCGACGACGTTCGTGCCGTCTGGATCAGCTATGAGAATGCCGCTGCGTCCGACAATGTCATCGCCAATTCCGAAGCCCTGACTGCTAATCTCAAACACTCCATTGAGATGAAGAGAATTGCCTTCGGCAACGATGTAGCTTTCACCGGTTTGCGATCAGCTGCTCCTGCTGCACTACAAAATGCACAGGAAGTTACCGAAGCTTCTCAGCAGTTCTGGGAGTCCGCCGACGCTACGCCCAACGGTGCCGTCAGCAACCCAAACCCCCTCTTCTATGCCTCGCTGTCGAAACACCATCTCTTGCACTACGGAACTGACCCCGTCCTCGGCTTCCATCTTGCTGCGGCCTTTATCCCCTTGACCGAACAGTCTCCTCTGAAGCCTGATCAACAAGATGAGAGGACCAGGGTTTTCTCGGCTGCAAAGACACAATTCCGAGAGTGGGCGGCTGCCTGTGGGACTCTTCTTCGTGGGAAGAAGTTGGTGATCCGTTCCATCGCCAGTGAAGCCCTTGCGTTCTGCCACACCCTGCAGCACTTAATCGTGACCAAGGAGACGTCTGCCGGATGGTACCGTCGCCAATTCGATGCCCGCGTCCTGTCCTTGGACCAAGATGTGTACGGCGCCAAGTCAACAGCTCCGATCGCATTCGACACCGTTGACACATCCAACCTCGCAGACCACTTTGGCACATTGAACATTCTCATGTCGGCTCTACCTCTGCTCACACCCCACCCCTGGTCGGCTGTCTTCACCGAAACCCTTTTGAAGAGAGAAAGTACCGCCAAAGAGGCCTTTCATACCCTCTTGTACGGCCACGGCCCCACGATATCACTGTTAGTAGGCGCGAGCGCGGTCGAATACTGGACCAACTCCACTGCCGTTTCAAGCGTCGATGAGATCTTGATCGGCCTGAGCACCAAGAGCATCCAGGCGAAAGGCGACGAAGTGGCTCAAGTGCACAGTCGAATTACATGGAAACAGAGCAAGCTTTTCTCAGGAGTCAACGCCTCCGGGCCTCTCGCAATCGAATCTGAAGCGCTAGCCAGCATCTTCTTCAACCTCTACCTTAAGGTCTTCGCACACGAGAACCCCATGAAGCTGCTGTCCATCTCGAAGTCATCCGTCACGCAGCTTATCCGCAACACGGCCTACTCCCACTTCCACCGGGGCACCCTCGTCTCCCTTCTCCATTACCTCAAGCTGCGTCTATCTGTCGACAATTTTGAAAAGACTTGCGGATTTCTGCTCCAGAAAATATCCGCTGAAAGAAGCCTGATGTTCACGGGGAATCTTAGACAAGATTTGTCTGTGCAGATGCATACGCAGGGGGTCGACTCAGAAGACTGGCTTCGGGCAGAGATCAAGCCTAACCGTAACCTCGGCGGGTTCGACTCCTGGACATCAGTCCCAGAGGTCGTGGCCGTGACTCTCGTTGTCCCGCGGGAGAAGATTGCGCGGGTCTTTGACGGCTCTGACCAAGCCAAAATCAGTTCTCCCACCATCAGAGGTTCATTGGTCTCTGGTGAAGACGCCAACCACAAGTGGCACAACTTCTACGACGAGGTACAGCTTGTCTTTGGGACCGTCAAATCCAGTGGTAACCGTGACACCAGCGACTTCTCGGTCACCGTCGATGCAGACCCAGCAGGTTGGCTTGGGCAATCTCCGCTCATCGCAACCTTCTACGTCTCTGCTGCGGCGTTACAGGTGGAACGCAAAACTTCCTATGTCCGCCTAGAGGTCCTGAGCTCTGCACAAAGTATCGCTGTCTTCAGCAAGACTCTCGGTAGCGAACTCAGAATCTTCCAGGCTAAGTTGGCTGACGAGGACAGCGTCTTCATCACCAAGTACATGCCCGGTCAGACAAGGTATCCGGCTGCTTCTGAAGCTGCGGGACTTGTCGCGGAGACTGCTTTCGAAAAGAGCACGGACTCAGAATCGACCTTCACCGCAAACGCATCACGAAGACAGGACAGAATCGAAACCATTACTGGACATCTCGATATCCTGTCTACCAAGGGCAAGAAATTCCTTAGTGACAAGCTACCCATTACCCTTGATCAAGTGTCTCCCTTCACCGTCAACGTCGTGTTTGGTAACAAGGAGCTTGTCTATCCTCTCACCTTCCCCGCTCTCATCGACGCCAGCAAGGCGAAAACTCGCATCGCTCGTACATCCGCCTACGTCGAGGTTATTGCCCCCTTTGCCGAACCTAGCAGCGATCCAGAAACGAACACAGTACTCACCGACTTTGTCTATCCGACTCAGCTTGCACGAGGTCTCTCAAACACCCCAGCCGATCTCAACACCCCGCACTTGAACCTCGACCGCCTCCCTATCATCGACGTCGCCAAAAGGGATGAGCTTTCCTTCCTCAACACACTCCTCTCCTTCGAGTTCTCGGTCCGTGAGAGGGCACTGCGCGAGCGTATCAACGCCAGCAGGCTCGACCTCGCCCCCTCGCCCCGCGTCAACTTCAAGGAGTCAATCTTCACCATGACTATGCTCTCCACGGGTCAACAAGGTGGCCAAACTGGCCTCTTCTGTCTCAACCATCCGGACCGCGGCGGCATTCACATGCTCTTCTTCGTCTCCGCTCTCCGTCTCGATGCTGCCTCTGCCTCCGTCGTCCTCGATGCCGCAGTCCTACCATTTACGCTCCCCGTTATCAAGAAGGTAGAGCCATTCCTTCTGCTTCTGAGAGAGCTCGAGATGGCCTCTGTCACCGTCAACGACGAGGAACTCATCCTCTGGAAGAAGGTCCTCCCTGCCCTGGCCGAGCGTACCCGGACGTGGAACCATAATTCGTCGTGCGAGTACCGCAAGGCCGGCGCCACCATACCCTTATCGCTGGAACCCAGTGAGCCTGCCCTCTGCTCCTGCGGCCGCGGACAGTTCCCTGCGAACTTCATCGGGCTCCCAGAGTGGGACACCGCGTCCAAATACGCCACCCGCATTGCCATCAGCCCGACGTTCGCTGTACCATTTGTGGAGGAGATTGTGGACACGAGTAAATACAAGGATTATCGCGCTAATGGTATGGCGCCGCCTAAGGAAAGGTGCACCAACTGCGGCAAGGAGCCGACGAACGGCGCCGCTCTGAAGAAGTGTATGCGCTGCTTGAGTGCCAAGTATTGCAGTGCCGACTGCCAGAAGAAGGATTGGCGAAAGCATCGTGGCGAGTGCAAGGAAAGCGAGGC TCACCATGTAATAATAAGGCGGCCTCACGTGCTTACTGGTGTCAATTTAAACAGAAACTTTCACAAAAGGGACGATCGTATGATGATTTTGCAACAAGGCTTCC ACGACAACGTTACCCTCCGCCCTCGTCTCGAAAGC ACCCTCGCCCTCGAGAGCTTCGCGGAGTCCTCCGAAGTCGACTATGCCACACTCTCGCACACGTGGGAGAGCGGTGAGGTCTCTTTTCAGGAGATGTCCTCCGCCGCTGTGGCGTCAACGACGAAAAGCAAGGCAGGCTTTGACAAG GAGAAGGGTCTGGGATACGCGTGGATCGACACCTGTTGCATCGACAAGTCCAGCAGCGCCGAGCTCAGCGAAGCCATTAACTCCATGTTTCGATGGTACCAGGAGGCGAAGGTCTGCTTGGTATTTCTCTCGGATCTCCGCCCGGAAGTTGGCAGTACTGGGCCTGGGATCCATAAGATATCCGATCTGTCTAGGTGCAAGTGGTTCACTCGCGGCCGGACGCTGCAAGAGCTCATCGCGCCGGCCGCTGTGGAGTTTTACGATGCTGGGTGGAAGTTGAGGTTCTCCAAAGACGTATGGTCGGGGCGTCTATCGACGATAACCAACATCGATATCGATATCTTGACATTCGAAAAGGAACTATCGGCTGTTCCCGTTGCCGTCAAAATGTCATGGGCAGCGCATCGCCGAACGACCCGTGTCGAGGATCGGGCCTACTCCCTCCTCGGGCTCTTCGACATCCACATCCCCATGATCTACGGCGAGGGCAGAAAAGCCTTTCAGCGACTCCAGGAAGAGATTGCCAAGGAGACAGATGACTTGTCGCTGTTCGCCTGGGTAGCAGTTGATGAGAATCAGCGGTATAGAGGCATCTTTGCCCAAGAACTAGCGGAGTTCACATTCTGCGGCAATTACATGCGATGCAATCGACTCACATCAGACCGGAATGAATTCTCCATCACCAACAAAGGCGTCCGATTTACCTACGTCTTAGGCGTGAACACGGACGCAAGCGCCACTTGGCTGCTCCCTTTTTTGATGCAAGGGAATTGCCAAAAGTGCCACTATCAGCATAGCATTTACATCGGCCTAGTTTTCACCGCCGAGGGCTGGGTCCGCGCGACGCCTGGGCGCTGCCGGTATGAGAGCGATGGGCCGTCATTTCCCAGTTTTATCGACGTGTGCGTCAGGAAGACGGTCACGGCCTCAGAGAGCCGCAGACTCGAGCAGCGGCCGGGCCACTTCTTCAAGCCGGACTGGGCTCCAGGAGACTGCCTCAGCAGATGTGGCAAGCTTCTCGCGGCCGAGCCCAGCTTCCTCTGGAACCCCGCCTATCGGGGATTCGTGGGGGAGGCACAGGCTGAAGATTTTATGGGCATCATCAAGTTGTCCTTGAGCGCCCTGCCTTCGAATATCATCATCTGTCTAGTTCTGTTCAAGGTCAAAGATCGACCGCCTGAGGTTCAGCTCTTCCTGGTCCCAGACTGGCCATGGGAGCTGAAGGAGGGCATAGTCTATCCTGAGGGTACCTCTTCGTCGGAAACAGAAATGCGGTTGTACAAGCGTTCCCTGCTACCTTATTCCCCAAGTAACTTGTCGTCTGCCCGGGCTACCTGCTGTCATGGCCAATTCTCTTTTGATGTAACAGTCACAGCAGAGGTGGATGAGAAGATGCGCCTTATACTATCTTGCAAATATCTCAAGGAGCCTCAAAGG GACAAGCAACGACGTTTCATGCCCCCGTACTCCCATCACGACGTCATACCGAGCGTCCGGATACTACACCGCGAGACCCGGCATTTGGAAAAGGATCCGTACTCGGTACCAGAAAATCACACTGCCCGTCGGTACATGCATCAAGCAGCACAGGACCACCTCCAAAGCCTCCAAAGCCCAGCAACTAT AGACTTCAACGATCCCCAGAAAAGAAACCCACGCGATGTCCACAACTTTGCAGATCTCCACAGTCTCCACGGCCAGCCCTGTTGTCATTACCAAAGAGCCCGCAACTCCCGATACTTCGAGAAGGTCAGACTTCAGCCCGATATCCAGCCCCCCAAAAAGGCCGACTATGCTCATTCGTCACTGTTGAAACAACGACAAGCCATCCCCAAGACCAATCAACATGATCTAAGCAAGGGCGGGGGAAGACACTTTCAACTCAGACACTGGAAATGGCGCCAGGCCAAGAACTGGAAGAGGATGAATGGgcatcatcatcgtcaaGGACATCCCCTCCAGGCTTCGACGCATCGCCCATTTGTTTCTGATCCACCCAGTCCCCTCAAAACACACCGCACGCTGTCCGAAGACACCATGAACGCTAGAA TTACCAAGGATCAGCGTTGGTTGACCAGTCACTCGACCAAGAAGCTACTGTTCAAAACCACACAAACGGACCGACTACACACACCAAGAAAGAACAGGACAGAGAAAAAAATCCCGAAAAATGATC TGGTGCAAGCACAAGCCAACGTCCAATCCCAATCTTTGTCTTTattccctcccctccccccaGTTTTCAATGCCCACGTGCTGGAGGCCTTTCGGTCAAGTATCCTGCCCCCCATCGGGCAGCCCGCAAACAAG GCTCGAAAGTTGGCAGTCGGTTACACTACCTTACTCCA AATGTCAGGTGACCTCGTCGGGCATTACTCTCTTCAAGCCGGGTCACACACAAACGGCGCGTGCTCGGAGCTCGGAGGCGGCGCTCGGAAGGACGCCCAGTGTACTAGACGCGGCAGTCGGATCTTGTCCTCCTGCAAGTTCACGGCC CCCAAGTTGGCCAAATCTCTCTCCTGTTCTCACGCGGACACTCCAAGGGAGGGCCAAAGCTGGTTTATCCAAGATGATATTGAAGATCTCTGCCCGTGTAATAATCCCTCCCAAGGCGTAGGCCCCTTCGCGTTCATAATATGA
- a CDS encoding membrane transporter — translation MSDKTAESILVPFLGAFQASLSVLLTISAGVIAAQYGLLDDRSSKKISTFCVRMALPALLITNVGSQLDLETGIRYVPIIIWAIFYTTVSIGIGFVLTKVFGMPDWVIPAIAFNNTTSLPLLLVQSLDATGILSSIDDSSGVVTKAKSYFLVNAMIGNSLTFALGPKLLNGQEEEAPDKNEGDQNDDDNDSGSEQDLESQEQDAVEHNEQTSLLPDRTVTRITRTKYRVYGKGSKYWSNLSPTSRSILEFLYSFVNAPVIGALIGALLGLVPALHRLFFNEPEEGGYFNAWLTSSVKNVGELFAVLQVIVVGVKLSKAILQYKNGEDSKESKVPVVPFLAVTFVRFILWPVISIGVIYLLASRTELLTKDALLWFCLMLMPTGPPAMKLSALADVDGSEDSLKMLIAKFLTMSYIVSPLICFTVVGALKASEAIVAK, via the exons ATGTCAGACAAGACGGCAGAGAGCATCCTCGTCCCCTTCTTGGGGGCTTTCCAAGCTTCCTTATCGGTGCTCCTCACCATTTCCGCCGGTGTCATTGCCGCCCAATATGGCCTCCTCGACGACCGCAGCAGCAAGAAGATTTCGACTTTTTGCGTCCGGATGGCTCTTCCTGCTCTCCTGATTACGAATGTTGGTTCGCAGCTTGACCTCGAGACT GGAATTCGATACGTCCCCATCATCATCTGGGCCATCTTTTACACTACAGTGTCAATTGGCATCGGTTTCGTCTTGACAAAGGTCTTTGGCATGCCCGACTGGGTCATTCCGGCCATCGCCTTCAATAACACGACCAGTCTGCCCCTCTTGCTCGTGCAATCCCTCGACGCCACCGGCATCCTTAGCTCCATCGATGACAGCTCTGGCGTCGTCACCAAGGCCAAGAGCTATTTCTTGGTCAATGCCATGATTGGCAACTCCCTCACATTTGCTCTGGGACCGAAACTCCTCAACGGCCAAGAAGAGGAAGCCCCTGACAAGAACGAGGGAGACCAAAACGACGATGATAATGACAGCGGTAGCGAACAAGATCTCGAGTCCCAAGAGCAGGACGCCGTCGAGCACAACGAGCAAACCTCTCTTCTCCCAGACCGCACCGTGACCAGAATCACCCGCACAAAGTACCGCGTCTACGGCAAGGGCAGCAAATACTGGTCCAACCTGTCCCCGACATCCCGCTCCATCCTCGAGTTCCTGTACAGCTTCGTCAACGCCCCCGTAATCGGCGCGCTCATCGGTGCCCTTCTCGGCCTCGTCCCCGCTCTCCACCGCCTCTTCTTCAACGAGCCTGAGGAGGGCGGCTACTTCAACGCCTGGCTCACCTCCTCGGTCAAGAACGTCGGCGAGCTCTTCGCCGTGCTGCAGGTCATCGTCGTGGGCGTGAAGCTGTCCAAGGCCATCTTGCAGTACAAGAACGGGGAGGACTCCAAGGAGAGCAAGGTGCCTGTGGTGCCGTTCCTGGCGGTCACGTTTGTTAGGTTCATTCTCTGGCCCGTCATCTCGATTGGCGTGATATATCTCTTGGCCAGCAGGACGGAACTCTTGACCAAGGATGCGCTTTTGTGGTTCTGTTTGATGCTTATGCCGACTGGACCTCCGGCTATGAAGTTATCTGCGCTGGCGGATGTTGATGGGTCTGAGGACTCTTTGAAGATGTTGATTGCCAAGTTTTTGACT ATGTCTTATATCGTATCACCCCTGATCTGCTTCACGGTGGTTGGTGCTTTGAAAGCAAGCGAGGCCATTGTTGCCAAGTAG